TTCGCGGCAAGCTCGATGGCGTGAAGCGGGAGCTCGACAGGATCCAGGCCATCGACTATCTGGAGGCGCCACTCGGTCGGCGCTCGCGCGCCGTCTGGGAGACGACGGCCAAACGCCTGCGCGCTGTGGAGACACGCCCGCACCCGCTCGCGGGGCGCCATCGGGGGTCATTGCCCCCGCGCGGCAGCACGTGGGTGACGCGGCCTCGGCCGCATATCGATCGGATCGCCTCGGCTTGGCTCATCAGGCGCTTCTACGATGCCGACGCGAAATTTGCCTTCGCCGACGCCACCGACGCGGCGCGAAAGGGCATCCCGTTCGACGTACTCGGCGCAGAGTTCGGGCATCACGGTGAGGACTGCACGTTCGAGACGCTCATCAAGCGGTTCCGGATCAAGGATCGCCGCGCCAAGGTCATTGCCGAGATCGTGCATGAGGCAGACCTGCACGACGGCAAGTTCACCCGCAACGAGTCCGCGGGTGTCGACCTCGCCATCAAAGGCCTGGCCGAGGCCACCCCGGACGATCATGACCTGCTCGAGCGCGGCATGGCGATCTTCGACGGCTTGTACACGGTGTTGAAGCGGAAGACCTAGGGCCACCATCAACCAGAGGCTGGGAGAGCAAGACATGAAAAGGACAGCGTTGACGCTGGCGTTTCTCGTGGCGTGGATGTTCACGGTGCCGATGGGCTGGGCGCAAAAGTCCGACGACGCGGAGCATGCGGAACTGGCCAAGGCGTTGCGGGACGCAAAGATCTCGCTGCAGCGCGGACTCACCGCAAGTACGAAGGAAGGCCGGCCGATTTCGGCAAAGTATGAGGTGGAGCACGGAAAACTCCAGTTGTCCGTGTACACGATGAAGGGGGAGAAGTTCTCCGAGGTCATCGTGGACCACAGGACGGGCAAGGTAGCGAAGGCCGAGCCAATCACCAGCGGCGACGATCTCGCGGCGGCGAAGGCTCAGAGCGAGGCGATGGCCAAGGCGAAGCGGTCCCTCGACGCGGCGGCGGCCGAGGCCGTGAAGGAGCACAAAGGGTACCGCGTCGTCAGTGTCATGCCCGCCCTGAAAGAAGGCCATCCCGTAGCCGACGTCACACTGGTGAAGGGGAACGAGTGGAAGACCGTGTCTGAGAAGCTGGATTAGGGGATCAGCAGTGCAGGCTCCAATCGTGTCGCGGAGAAGACTGTTCAAGGTCGCCTTGACGGCGCTCGGAGCATACGGGCTCGGTTCATCGCCCTCTGCGCGGGCTGCCCCGCCGGAGATCAAGATGCCCGATGGCGTCGCTGAGCAGAAATTCGATTTCGAGGCCAAGGGCATCGAGGGCTGGACGACGATAGGAGGCCAGTGGGTGGTCGAGGACTTTCCCGGCGCACCCGTCGGCAAGAAGGCCTTGCTACAGCGCATGACAAAGAACGAGTTCAATGTGATTGTTGCGCCGGCGGGTCCGTTCACCGACATGGACGTCTCAGTGAAATTCGACCCGCTATCCGGGAAGGAAGACGCCTCGGGCGGCATCGTGTTTCGGTTCACTGACGGCAAGTATTACGTTGTCCGAGCCAATGCCCTCGAGGGAAATTTCCGACTGTACTCCTACGACCGCGGCCGCCGCCAACTGGCGAGCGCCAGCGTCAAGCCCCCGGCGCTCGCTCAGTGGCACCTGCTCAGGGTCGTTGCTGTCGGTGACCACATCCAGGGTTGGCTCGACGGCGCCTTGTTGCTCGACCACCGAGACTCGCGCTTCAAGTCAGGTCGAGTGGGACTGTGGACAAAGGCCGATTCGATCACAGCGTTCAACGACTTCACCATTCGTGGTGTGACGGGAGGCGGCTGATGAGGCAGTCATTGAAACACGCGATCTTCGTTCTCAGTCTGGTCGTGATCGTCGGCGTGCCGGAACTGGGGCTGACGTCGGAGCCCGACTGGAAGGCGGTGGAGGCGGCCCTGGGCAAGTCGGGACAGGCGCAGCCAGGCGGCGTCTTCCGAATCGGGATGCCGCGTACCGATCTCGCTGTCACCGTGAAGGGCGTGCCCGTCAAGGCCGGATTCGCGCTCGGATCGTACGCCGCCTTCAAGCCGGTGGGGGATCAGGCAATGGTGATGGGAGACCTCGTCCTTCTCGACCAGGAGGTGCCTGCCGTGATGGCCGGCCTGTTCAGAGGGGGGCTCGAGGTCACCGCCGTCCACAACCATCTGAACGACATGTCGCCGCACGTGATGTACATGCACTACGAGGGCCATGGCGATGCGGTCAAGCTGGCCACGGCGCTCCGCCAGGCATTGTCCGCCAGCGGAACCCCGCTCGGTGGCGGGGGCAGTCCGGCGGCCGCCCCGGCGGCCGGCCCTGGGCTCGACACCAAGCAGATCGAGCAGGCCCTGGGGCGAACGGGAAGGGCGCAGGACGGCGGGGTGTTCCAGGTGACCGTCCCCCGCGCGGAAGTGATCACGGAGATGGGGGTACAGTTGCTGCCGGCCATGGGGGTGACGACGGTGATGAACTTCCAGCCGGCCTCCAACGGCAAGGCGGCGATTACCGGTGATTTCGTCTTGATCGACAAGGAAGTGAACGCCGTCGCCCGCACGCTGCTCCAGCACGGCATCGACGTGACGGCGATCCACAACCATAGCCTCATGGACACGCCGCGGCTCTTCTACATGCACTTCTGGGCGAATGACGACCCGGTCAAGCTTGCCCAGGGGCTGAAGGCCGCATTGGGCCAGACCAACAGCGCGAAGCCGTAGAGGGCAACGCCAGGGAAAGGAACTGTCCATGAAATGGGTCACCCGAGAGAAAGCCCGCGTTGA
This portion of the Candidatus Methylomirabilota bacterium genome encodes:
- a CDS encoding chromate resistance protein ChrB domain-containing protein, producing MRWLTLLTTLPPTPTRHRVGVWRKLQRMGAVRLRGSAWILPETSETTELFQWLVQEIDSFRGEATLLHVDRIGNMTQEQVTALFHKARALEYQAAMKGCREILSQLDRYRTSHRGSVAQLRGKLDGVKRELDRIQAIDYLEAPLGRRSRAVWETTAKRLRAVETRPHPLAGRHRGSLPPRGSTWVTRPRPHIDRIASAWLIRRFYDADAKFAFADATDAARKGIPFDVLGAEFGHHGEDCTFETLIKRFRIKDRRAKVIAEIVHEADLHDGKFTRNESAGVDLAIKGLAEATPDDHDLLERGMAIFDGLYTVLKRKT
- a CDS encoding family 16 glycoside hydrolase, with the translated sequence MPDGVAEQKFDFEAKGIEGWTTIGGQWVVEDFPGAPVGKKALLQRMTKNEFNVIVAPAGPFTDMDVSVKFDPLSGKEDASGGIVFRFTDGKYYVVRANALEGNFRLYSYDRGRRQLASASVKPPALAQWHLLRVVAVGDHIQGWLDGALLLDHRDSRFKSGRVGLWTKADSITAFNDFTIRGVTGGG
- a CDS encoding DUF1259 domain-containing protein, which encodes MRQSLKHAIFVLSLVVIVGVPELGLTSEPDWKAVEAALGKSGQAQPGGVFRIGMPRTDLAVTVKGVPVKAGFALGSYAAFKPVGDQAMVMGDLVLLDQEVPAVMAGLFRGGLEVTAVHNHLNDMSPHVMYMHYEGHGDAVKLATALRQALSASGTPLGGGGSPAAAPAAGPGLDTKQIEQALGRTGRAQDGGVFQVTVPRAEVITEMGVQLLPAMGVTTVMNFQPASNGKAAITGDFVLIDKEVNAVARTLLQHGIDVTAIHNHSLMDTPRLFYMHFWANDDPVKLAQGLKAALGQTNSAKP